The DNA sequence gtcattgttgtcatgtaggaaataaagcagccagtttgaacacagcaagccccacaaacagcaatgtaataatgaccaaataatcaacttatgattgagggataaatattgcccagacCACCAGGAGTAAAACTCCTCTTTTTAAAAATAGTGCAATGTGATTTATGTCCACTTTTTCGAGGGCAGACAGAGTCTCGGTTTAACACATCATCCTAAAAAAggcacctctgaaagtgcagcactcccataacactgcactggagtgtctttgcttgatttttctgctcaagtctctggaatgagaTGTAAACCACTACTGTCTGACTCAGGTGGGAGTGCTACCATCTGAGCTATGGCTGAGATTGAAACAACACCTGAAGCAACAGCAACCTGCCAACAAAAATAGTGATTCACTGTTAATTTCTTTTGAGATCGGGCCAAGAATTTAGACCTATAACTGCCTTACCAGAAAGAAATAAGCTAATTGACCGCAAAGCTCACTAAACACACTCtagcagcagaataatacatTGTGTTACAATGCATAAAATTCCTATTATAAAACTGAGCAGCACTACTTTTGTTCTACCTTGGAACTCAAATGCGTGAATAGTAGTGGTATGAACCTTCAAATTGTGGCAATAGAATTTGTCACAATTGAACAACAATGAATGGAATATGCGCACTGGCCCAAAGATAGCAGTAAGTCTGTTTTGAGAGCTAAACCTCTGGGTTTGGGGAGAATAAAGGAGAAGGCCAATACTATTAAAGTTGATTGTATTAAAGTTGATTGTGTTCCTAAGCCTGTTGACATGTTCAAGCTCCCTTTAACTTGTGTACGAATTGTTACAGTGGCTGCACGCTtaattgtttttaaacagtgattcaCCTACATCCCATGGAGAAGACATTCAGAGTAACTGTTCGAAAAATAAACATTTAGAGGACACAATGGAAGCTGAGGCACCTGAGGTAAAACGGCTGAAATTTGACACAGAAAATGAGGAGGAAGAAGAGCCTGTACATTCTGAGAGTTCTTCAGAAATGCCTGAAGAAACTGAGAGCACAGCAAAGCAGGAAGAAGCCAAAGATGAGAGTGAATGGACTGATCCAGTTAATGCAGAAAAACAAGGTACTGTGTACCTTCCTGAATATATAAAGTAGTACCATAGCCAGCTAGAATCACCTTTTTAATGAGCAAATTTTCTGTATCATTTTACTGGTAGGCAGGTGACAGTGCAGCTTAGTGGGCAAAATAGCAGTACAATGAAGCCAAGTGAGAAATGAAAACTGGAATTACACCTTGAAAGTGCAGGCCAAACTTCAGGAGCTAATTTTGTATCACTTGGGCTTTACATTAGGCTGTGGTTGCACTGATTCAAATGAGTAGCCAAGTAAAAAATATTACATTTATATGAGAAATTTTTATGTCAAATCCATGTTTTTTCCCAATTTTGTCTACCATTAAAACGTAACAGGTTAGCAAGCAATGTTCTCTGCATGTTTGCTTGCACACAATATGAACATACAGAAAtgacaggcaaaaaaaaaactggtcaATTTAGCCTGTACAACAACATGATGGCCAGACCATCATGGATGAACAATTCTTCCCACCCGAGCAATCATGTAATTTCCTGAGAGAGGTAAAAATAATTAAGGAATTCCTTTTCAATCTGGGCATCAATCAGGTGTGGCTGTGCACGGAACTCGGTAAATATTGGTCTAAGAGCAGTACTTGTATAATGGTCTTGAATGCTGATTTGGCACACTTATCCTTCGCAGTCGGTTGTATTTAATCCTGTGTCATTGTCTATCATTTCCAATTTTCTGGCTAAAGAATGCACAATAAACAACCTTAGAACAATTTGCTTAATAGCTGCATTTTATAGTTAATCTTTGGAGATTGTGAATGTTGTTATGCAATTGGAACAGTTATATTCTAGCAATATTATCTGCTTTTCTTTCAGTACCTGAAATTAACTGAGTTTTAAAACCTACTGAGTTTGTTTTATGTAGCTTTGGTTTCCATAGTGATTTAAGTATTCATTTGATTTGCTATTTCATTGTGATGTGTTCTGCATATGACAGGGCTTCATTGAATCTCAGATtcctatagcacagaaggaggccatttggcccatcgtgcctgtaccagctctttgaaagagctacccattAACCAACAATCCAGCTCTTTCCCCAGAGACCTGCAattttttcaagtatatatccaattccattttgaaagttacaattgaatctgcctctaacactctttcaggcattgcattctTTTGTATCTGCAATTAAATATTGAGGGTTAACTTGCCTTTGTAATATTTAGAGTCACTAACCTTAAAATCCACTAATATGTATATAAACATTCAACTTCATTGATGCCTTTTAATACTTAAGTCACTGAGAGATGCAAGGAATTGACTAGATTCCAGGGTGACCCATTGTGCAAACTCGCACTTCATATTGTAATGAGGAAATGAGTAAATCCGCATGCTTCTACTGGCTGTTACATGATTCTTGTGAATTAATTTATTTGTTCCTCTTTCCCTGTGCATATTAGTTTCAATGTCACAAATATATCAGCTAATCTATTGGATGTCCTGAAATTAACTTGTAACAATAATATAGGAAATGTCTTGCACATCAATTTGTTTTTCAATTGCTATGTCCCCCTAATTGCAATGGCTTCAATTTATCTTTTTCTGAAAGTTTTCAGCTGCATAGTACAGGAGGAAAAGTGACATCTGTTGACATTTTGTGTATTTATAGAGCCTTCAAGCATACAAGTAAAAGCCATGTTTGAATCTGAGCAAGAGAAAGTTGAAGTTTCATCTGAAAATGTCAAAACTTCAGATGAAAACCAAATGGACCAATCTGAGCCAACCAAGACATTAACTTCTAAGGCAAGTGAAATCAGTGAAAACACTGACGCTGTTAGTAGCAGTGTGGACTACAGCGATACAGAAAAAACAGAGACACCTCCTGAAACTCCAGAGATGCCTTCTGAGAGCCCAATGGAGAACAGTGCAGATGCCACAGAGGAACCAATGGAACAGGACTAAATGTTGAGATACTCTGCAGTATTTTCCATGAGGTGTTGATTTTACACTGTATAAAATTTTATGTAATAAAGTGGACCTTTGTTTCCAGGAGAAGGAGGGACAAACCTTCTCCAAGAAATAACCTGGAAGAGCTGTACAAGATGAGAACTGTGAAACCAGCTCCTTCAGGTCTCATCTACTGCTCCCGCTTTTTTTGTTTGGTCAAATCAGTGGTTTTGTGTATAGATTTTCTAATTAGAGGAAGTTTTTAAACTGGAAGGTAAAACTATAATTGTCAAGTTGTTTTCCAATTCATTGGACTAGGCCATTTACCATAGTTTTTTgtcttgtttttaaatctcttcagCAAAATTTCATTTCCTACATGGTCACTATTTCAACATTCAATAAACACTGCTGAAACAACAGGTTAATACACATTCCAGGAAAAAACCCAAAACATGACTTTCATTTACTTCTGATCCTCTATTAATGGGATTCATTAATCAAAAGGGAGTGTGTGGTTCACATTAATGTGAAACAGCAAAGTTTAGGACTTGTTTCAAGATCAGTTTATTTTGGTTGCAGAATAAATGCTTTTTTTGATTCATTGTTCAAGCAGAAAAAGGTGGGAGGTAATCACTCAATTTACACTCAGTGGTGAATATTTGAGTAAGTTCCTTTCGGTTACCATTTTTTGTAGCATGCAGACAGCATTGTTACACATACACCACTGACTGCATTGAAGAGCTACTGCAATTACCTTGTTAATTTAGTCTTGTGCCAGATCTTATGTACTGGTAATGCAATTTTAGGGGGTGCATTGAACCACCATGATTTGTACAAAATTTTGAAgtgaatgaaatatttttgaacatGCTACTACATTTTGACAGCCAGTGGTTGTACATTTTTGGAGATGAGAACTCAAAGCACAAATCTTAATCTGTACTTCTGATGTTTTCTGATATCCAGCTTGTAAATTCAAAACCTTTAACTGTTGAGTCACAATAACTGGCTGTCAAAATTTGTTTGTACTTGTTTCTGGCAACTGTACTTTTTGATATTTAGAATTTTTAAATTTCTGTAAGTAGATTTTGTAGATTAATTGTAGATGTAATTGTTCACTGCCTTTGTGAAACGTTATATAATTGTATAATTTGTGTGTAAACTGAATGCTTTGGCTTTCAATACAGTATTCATATAAAGCAATAAATGTTATATCTGGACACAGAGCCTGGAGGTACACTCCAGTTCACTTTGATAAAATTTGCACAGGGTTGCCAGAGGCCATAATGACTGCACGTAACTGACAATCTACAAGATTGACAGTTTTGTCTTTCCTGTGAATGTAGTATTTTGCACTTGTTAAAGTGAATATTCTAAAGATATAGTTTTGTGGGATCTTAAATTCACTTTGAGAGAATTAAGTCTTCATCCTAACCAGTGTGTAAAGTTTTTACAGGATGCATAAGCGCTGTAATTGTTTCTCTTCAGTGCTGTGGCTGGGAAGAATATGCATCTTACGTTGCTAATTAAACAATAGTTTTCACAAGTTTTAACAACCTGATCAGAAAAAATGTTTTTGAATCTTAATCTTGTTGTCAATGTCAATGGCAGAACTTAAGCAGTATTGGGGAATTAAATTTTCTCCCTTTTCTAAAGTATCCACTAATTCTGCTTGTAAGAGCCAAGTTCATGTTTCGTGCACTGCTGTACTTGGGTGTGGGGAAGAAGGACAAATTTCATGTTGAAATCTTTATTGCACCAGCATGACTTGCAACCTAGCTCTTCATCTGTCTTATATTTTTGAAGTCTTTATTCCACGGCCTAGTTTTCAATAAGCTGTTTTCTTGTGATCCAGTTGAGTAGCAAACCTGGGCTTAGGAGTTGGTTGTGTTCTTAGATTGTAAATGTAACAAAAAGAAACTTATGGAAGATGGCTGAAGAAAGGTGGATCATGGTTGAAATGCAGTTTATCCCCTTCTTCCTCCTGCACCTGAAAATTTGCCTTTTTTGCTTTGAAGGAAGAAATTAAATTTCTAGAAACAGTAACGTTGCCCGACATTGTTTGAAAAGATTCTAAATGAggattttcttttcattttctaGAAATATTTTAATTAGTAACTAAAAGGTTAAGCGCTAATTTAAATCTTAGAATTTTATAGCACATGGTAATTCAGCATCATAACTGTGCTGACACTCAGAGCTCTCCACTTAGTCCCATTTCCTGCCTTATTCCAATCCACTTTTATATTTTCCCTTTTCAAATTTTGTCGACTGCCCTTTTCAAAAACTGTTCAACTCTGCTGGTGCTTCTGCGCTGGCTTAATTAACCCGGgttatctttgtgtgactgctaATTTATTTTGCAGCTTAGCCTCAGAAGTTTACCCTCTACCATTTTTGGACTGCTAGTCTATAGTTAACCAACTTCTATTTTTTCTTTGTATGCAAGAATAGATTTTCCATGACTAGCCTACAGtcaattttgttttgttttcttgTTTTTGCTTACACAAACGGTTGTGTGTAATGTTATTCAGACTTTCAAGGGCCAATTGTTTAATTATAAGGCTAGGTATTTGATCTGATTAGGCCAAAGTTATTTTGCTTTCAAGGTGGTGTATTCAAATATTAGTGAATGTGAAATCATGAAATTTGGGAGAGGGTGTTATCGAACATTCATGTATTTTGTCTATGTATTTTGAGGCTGGGTTTGCACAGTGACAACAAAGCCTGATAATGAAGCATAATGGATGACGTACATCTCTCAAGTATTTAATCTACCCTGAAGGGTAGGAGGGAGATATATAACTTCAGCATTGTGGGGGTTGAACCTTCTCACCAATTTGTAGCAAATTGTGGCACATAGGGATGGAACCAGCAAACGGGAAAGTATATTTGAAGACATCGCTGAAGCAAATTTTGAAACAATTGATACTGCAGAAATCAGGCATAATGGATTGATTTTCTGCACCTCCGCCTGTCAATTTCAAAATTAGAGGGGTTCGGAATATTACATTTGTTCATTCGTGCCTCAGGACGGATATTTCAAGTAATGGCCCAGGTAAATTACTTAAGTAGTTTTAAATTTCTCTATCAAGGTGGTTAAATACTTAAACCCATCACAAGGGGATCCCCTTCCCCAGTTTGGTTATTTTAAAAGTAAACTTTAACTAGAGTTGCACTAGGGGACTTCCAGTCTGAATTCCTTGTGTGTTGAATATTCCTTCCAGAGCTTCAGTTTAACTTATATTGTTCAAATTCAGTTAgggcttttttttttcaaagactTCATTTCAAGATCCCCCCTCTAACTCCATTATGCAGTTGCATAGAATCCTTTCCTTATACTTTCCTAAAACTTTTTAGCTCCTACAAGAGTTTTCTGTTGACTAGGAACTTGCAGGAAGATGGGTTAAGTTCCAATCCACCATGCTAACTCTGATAGTTAAATGGGATTGTTTATTCTACCAAGAgatttttataattttttaaactcctttaaatttaaataggaccaaaaatcatgtttaaactTTTATATTTTTGTTACTATTAAAATTATTTCTAGGTTGTACCCCCTATAGAAACAAAAGTTCTTTATTTTTGTATCTCATGCCTTTTTATTTTCTCCACCAGAGAAATGTTTTGTTGCATTGACTTATTTTCAACATTTTGAACATAAATTTAAGCTAAACTAAATTACATTGACTTTGGAGTGTTCTGCTAGAATTGGCAAGTGCTAATAACACCGGCCCTCCAAATCTTATTCACTTAAAAACCACTTGTTGGATCCTTTGATGTCATTCTCTTAATGTATTGATATCTTGAGCTCAGCTGGACTTTACTAGAAATGCAGTTTAGCTCAGATTGGGGCAAAGGCAAAAAAGGCTGAGGTTCCTAACATGATTCATTGAGTAGAGTTATCATTGTCAATATTAAACAGTGGATGAATCAATGGGATAGAGGTGGGGAAATAGCAGTGTGCTCTCCTGTAATATAAATACAGAAAATGGTGTAATTATTCGTCGCCATCTGAGGAGAGAAATGACAAAGGGTGCACACCTATAATGAGGAGTTGTCTTTCTCTGCAGGTGCTGCCTGACTTGAGTGttatagcattttctgtttttgtttgatgcCCAGCAACTTTGGTATTTTACTTAATGAACCAATTCACAAGGTGATATGTGTGTTGGAGGTGGGTGCAGTGAGGACTGGGTTCTAGTGTTGCTTAGTTAATGCGAGGGTGGCAGATATGGCATATTCATCTAAATTCCTAATTATATGTAGCTGCATACTTGGAGTTCCATATTTTTGATGCCTTCAGCTGTCCTGGTCACAGGAAATTGGTTTGGAGAAGCATCAAATATGAAATCTTCTGCAATTATGCTGTTTGAaccattaaataaaatttttgacTTAATGGTGTTTGGTATGAGGGGATTTTTGTGTTACTCATGGGAAATCGTATGTTTATGCTGCAGGAGAGAGTGATGCTTGAAGATTTTCAATGCAAAGTTCAAACATTACAAACAGAATGAGGCAGTTCAGCCCTGATATGGCAAATGATCATCTGTTCGGGTGCTGGTTGCTGCTGACTTAACAATGGGATGATATTCCTGGAAAATGGTACATTGGCTCAAGCAAGGTACACAACTCCGTCATGGGAAGTAAAGGGGGATTTTATTTTTCTCCCAGTTGGTGTGAATCGAAAAGAAGGGTTTTAGGAAGGGAGTAGGGAAGAAACAATTTCATTAGAATTATGAGGAGTGAGAAGTTATACTTATGGAGACAGTCTTGAAAGATTATTTCTTCACTGGAATAGAGGAACTTATGAATGGCTTTCAAAATTATGGAAGATTTTGCATTTATAAAAAAAGAGATGGTTGCTGTTTGAGGACataaacacaaaaacagaaagttgccagaaatactcatctggcagtatctgtgattACAAGTGTAAAAGGAAAGTTTGAAGGATTTTTATAATTCAGTGTTGCTGAAAAACTGcaagatgctgttgaagctttgtCTTCAtcgggacagatgcaagaatgccaaatttcaaaggcagcaacaatttatactgcatgagaaagggtgctgattggaagGCAAGCAACTATTGTCTGCCacgttttttaaataaaaaaaaacacacatgaCATGTTCCttctgcctgcagaggacaggtccatgtgtatgaatatatgtagcttctagcaagcataaatgacaGCTCATCTGATAAGTTGGTTGTTAGTGTACATCTTAGCACACATGGGATTGTTCAAGTGCTGTTGAATTGCATCTAAAGTTAGACGTTATGTTCTAAGTTTTGCAAGCATAGGCTGGTTGAGTATTCTGCCTATTGTAAACAGCTGATTCCCCGATTGGACAGTATTTGCTGAACAATTCagctcatatatatatatatatatatatatatgtgtatatacacacacatatatatgggttacggggagaaggctggagaatggggttgagaaacttagccatgattgaatggtggagcagacttgatgggccgaatggcctaatttctgctcctattgctTATGGTCTCTCGCTAAGAATTACacaaacaaccaatttaagattattagttGGCCTCGAAATATGGCTCACTTAAGCTTGCTAGAATATATCCATATTCAGGGACCTGTCCTTtacaggcaaaaggaacatgcccaggcattgtgccttttttgaattaaaagcGCAGGGTACAATAGGCATTCCCCATTACAATGCCAATCACATTTTTCTTATACagaataaattgttgctccctttgaaatttggcattcttgcatctgtcctgatgagagcaagacaGACTTTTTATGGCATGCCTTTTTCATCAATACTCAAGCTCGGTATTACCAAGAGACTTtttacaattacaattggatAGGATTTATAATAtttgtggtgactagaactgaaGCCATAGTATCTAAAAGAGAATTGGTTAAGTGTTTGGAAATGAAGGAAATAGAGGATTGCGAGACAATAGAGGGAAATAGGATTACAGTAGATAGCTCCAGTTGGACAGTGTTAGCACAGTTGCAATGGACTGACAAGCCTCCTTGAATGCTGTAATTTCTATGACCTATAAGCAGCTTTTATAAAGTTGTAAAATATATATTGTAGTATTTACATATCTGTAAGGTATTTTTATGCCAGTCACCTCTGCATTATATTACTTAAGTAAATTTGTTGTCAATAAGAAAAGCATAATGACAAGCTAATTGAGGTTGAGAGATCCTTCTACCCATCTAGGATGACTAGAATCCCTCCATTGCAGCATGCAGTTAATTCTTAAATATTCCAGTGTTTTTTGCCTCCACAGCTTTGTGGGTGACCCTCCCATGTGTCAATCACTCCTGCAGGAACTCCCTCACATCATTcctacattttaaaaatagtttaaaCTTGTGACAGCTTGTCTTACAATTCAAAGCAATATCTGGATTTATCTTTTCCATACCgtttaaaatctaaaaataaaaacaaaaaaactgcggatgctggaaatccaaaacaaaaacaaaaacagaattacctggaaaaactcagcaggtctggcagcatcggcggagaagagaagagtttacgtttcgagtcctcatgacccttcgacagaactagttctgtcgaagggtcatgaggattcgaaacgtcaacccgTTTAAAATCTTGTATTTCTTCAGAATTCACATTCTCCTTTTAAGGTCAAAGACCCCAGGTTTGCCATTGTTTCCTCAGCACTGTTACCTGCAAGACTTTATGGTTCTTTGCTTCAATTCTATGATTGGAAATGCTTTCCTAGTCTCACCGTTATCAGAACCAATAGTTACTATTATTTAACCTGGATAATTTTGGTTGTACAGTTTTcattctacaccacatggactgcagtagtccGAGAAGCCACCTGACGGACtcctcatgggcaactagggatgggcaataaatgttggtctagccagcgccgcccatatcctgtgaaataatatttttaaaaaagttcagTTGGCTTTGTTACTCCTCCGCTGCACAGTCTGCCCGGTCGTTTCCAACATCATCCTTCCTCATTACAACACAATTCATGGGACCACATCTGTTGGCCATTTATTCTTTCCTATGTGTAATCTCTATAacattttaaatgctgttgttttGCTCAATTATCTAGCTCAGTTTATAATTTCTGAGCTGTCTTTGATTCTACTGGCTCCTCATTTTGGTTTTAGTTGCAAATTTGACTGATTAACGTTTGGGTTTGGGAATCGAAATCGCTGCCATAAATTTAAAATTGTCATGGGGTGAATGTAGCACCTGGGAGAATTCTACGCCCTTACCCATGTCCTCctctcccacccgccccctcgaaGCACCTCTTAAGAAGTACCTGTTATCTACCGTTTAATTatctttctcccccacccccacaaaaaaAATTACCCTGAATCACCACAGCTTAATTAATAGACTTCTGTATGAAGCATTGTCCGGTGGGATAATAGTAAATGTGAGACAACACTCCAGGCCCCCAAAATGCATATGAGCCATACCATTTGCGAAGTCTTGTAATGTTGAATCTCATTTTGTGGTACTGAAGCATAAATCACTTAAATTTCAGTGGAGGTGTGATGTTTCTCAGCATGAGGGAGTCAAAAGTGTTAACAGTTGACTTGGCGTTAATGTAATTAACATCTTCCATCTATacgccaatggtgaagcaattaaaatccgGATTGACGAGACCAGAATTGTAAGAGCGCAGGAACAGTTTTAGACTGCAGGAAACACAGAAGTAGGGAGGGACGAGAATATGAAGGGATTTaaaacaaggacgagaattttaaaattgaggtgttgcttaagGGCGAGCCAAAGTAGGTCAGCAAGAATGGTTGGTGATGTGTGATGAGACTTGGTGCGAGTGAGGATACGGGCAGTAGCTCATAGGAATTCTaaaaatgcctcgattgaattaTATACTGCCTTGCATTGTAATGCTAATTATTCTGCCGCAATCTAACACAATGAGGCATTTGAGTATGCTGGAACATTTCTTGGGTACAAACAACATAGCTGTAACATTTTTTCCTGTCGTGCACTGTTTGAATTGATTTGCGTGGCCGTTTACGCTCGGTAACTTAAAGGGACTGACTTGTCCTGGACCTGTACAGGAACTTCAGGTTACTGCCAGCCAGGCAGCTTCAAGAATTCATTGGGTACAGATAAATTTGAAGCACTTGTGCTCTAAACATTACACTTCAAATAATTTTACTAAATGATAACTTTTATATGAAAAATCATCAGCTCATTGGCAGATTTATCAAAGTCCGAATTAATGTTGTAAAC is a window from the Carcharodon carcharias isolate sCarCar2 chromosome 7, sCarCar2.pri, whole genome shotgun sequence genome containing:
- the ppp4r2b gene encoding serine/threonine-protein phosphatase 4 regulatory subunit 2-B isoform X3 → MDDFRASAPEPRAPPNPNVEYVPYEEMKNRILKIVNGFTGIPFTIQRLCELLTDPKKNYTGTDKFLRGVEKNVMVVSCVYPSTEKYNFGSNSLNRVNGIMLSGSHTGYTDRSNINGPGTPRPLSRSKVSLSSPLTTNGLPDSSDREINVQQTEDKSRSDSPTSHGEDIQSNCSKNKHLEDTMEAEAPEVKRLKFDTENEEEEEPVHSESSSEMPEETESTAKQEEAKDESEWTDPVNAEKQEPSSIQVKAMFESEQEKVEVSSENVKTSDENQMDQSEPTKTLTSKASEISENTDAVSSSVDYSDTEKTETPPETPEMPSESPMENSADATEEPMEQD